One window of the Zea mays cultivar B73 chromosome 3, Zm-B73-REFERENCE-NAM-5.0, whole genome shotgun sequence genome contains the following:
- the LOC103650830 gene encoding uncharacterized protein LOC100277768: MASADAAKPASPPAADPPVDDPMDADPAPPAGEEEQATPQKQQPEKKRGGRRKKGEAAEKTPPSSKKSAGPTVERPSRERKTVERYAELAPRATPAKKSPAILQGSGTKLKDIPNVSFKLSKRKVDENLQSLHTVLYGRKSNNHFLKRNISQFSGFVWTDNQEKQRNRIKEKLEKFNKEKLLDFCEILDVIVKVTMKKEEVSAKLLEFLESPCVTRDVVLTDKKKGKKRGRKSKVGRETTAEGASTEKKRKRAHKQAAEDGKENDGEDDDPTGSEDASTGEEADGDSEANDHALSDDEHDEPASKKKSSDVKQKKETGSDAKEKDAPGKKGSTKRASKPSQNSKNEPEVEIKKVGKREKSSKETDVSPDSNKSNKKISKSKKGDGKETQNNKAARSSNKSKGKVKGGSVAGTAPTTEQLHAVVSGILKEVDFNTATLADILRQLGTHFEMDLMDRKAEVKRIIEDVINSMSDDEGEEGSEDEAEDDGKADNLKSEPDGGEEK; this comes from the exons ATGGCCTCCGCGGACGCTGCCAAGCCCGCGTCCCCGCCCGCCGCGGATCCGCCCGTCGACGACCCCATGGACGCCGACCCCGCGCCCCCCgcgggggaggaggagcaggCCACGCCGCAGAAGCAGCAGCCGGAGAAGAAGCGGGGCGGCCGGAGGAAGAAGGGCGAGGCGGCGGAGAAGACGCCGCCGTCGTCCAAGAAGTCGGCGGGCCCCACGGTGGAGCGCCCGTCCAGGGAGAGGAAGACGGTCGAGAGGTACGCGGAGCTCGCGCCGCGCGCCACACCCGCCAAAAAGTCCCCCGCTATTCTCCAG GGTTCTGGAACGAAGCTCAAGGACATACCCAATG TTTCATTTAAACTATCAAAGAGAAAGGTGGATGAGAATCTCCAGAGCCTCCATACTGTATTGTATGGGAGAAAATCAAAT AACCATTTTCTGAAGAGAAACATATCTCAATTTTCTGGGTTTGTTTGGACAGACAATCAA gaaaaacagaGGAACAGAATAAAGGAAAAGCTTGAGAAATTTAACAAGGAGAAGTTGCTAGATTTTTGTGAAATACTGGACGTTATTGTAAAAGTAACTATGAAGAAG GAAGAAGTTTCTGCCAAGCTCTTGGAATTTTTGGAGTCTCCTTGTGTTACTCGGGATGTTGTTCTCACTGATAAAAAG AAGGGGAAGAAACGGGGAAGAAAATCTAAAGTAGGTCGTGAGACAACTGCTGAAGGTGCTTCTACAGAGAAG aaaaggaaaagagccCATAAACAAGCAGCTGAAGATGGTAAAGAGAATGATGGTGAGGATGATGATCCCACTGGTTCTGAGGATGCATCAACAGGAGAGGAAGCTGATGGGGACTCTGAGGCAAATGATCATGCTTTGAGTGATGATGAACATGATGAGCCTGCCTCAAAGAAAAAGTCTTCAGATGTTAAACAAAAGAAAGAAACAGGTTCTGATGCAAAGGAAAAGGATGCACCAGGGAAAAAAGGTTCTACGAAACGTGCATCAAAGCCTTCTCAAAACAGTAAAAATGAGCCTGAGGTAGAGATAAAAAAGGTTGGCAAGAGAGAAAAGAGTTCAAAAGAAACTGACGTGTCACCAGATTCAAATAAGTCAAACAAGAAGATTTCTAAATCCAAAAAGGGTGATGGAAAAGAAACCCAAAATAATAAAGCTGCCAGGTCATCCAATAAGAGTAAAG GTAAAGTCAAAGGTGGGTCAGTGGCTGGGACTGCCCCAACCACTGAACAGCTTCATGCTGTTGTTAGTGGCATTTTGAAGGAAGTTGACTTCAACACA GCAACTTTGGCTGATATTCTCAGGCAATTAG GGACCCATTTTGAAATGGACCTCATGGACAGAAAAGCAGAAGTGAAGCGCATTATAGAAGATGTAATTAATAGTATgtctgatgatgaaggtgaggaagGCTCAGAAGATGAAGCTGAAGACGATGGTAAGGCGGATAATTTAAAGAGTGAACCCGATGGAGGTGAAGAGAAGTGA